The Bubalus bubalis isolate 160015118507 breed Murrah chromosome 18, NDDB_SH_1, whole genome shotgun sequence genome contains a region encoding:
- the BBC3 gene encoding bcl-2-binding component 3, with protein sequence MARARQEGSSPEPVEGLARDGPRPFPLSRLVPSAVSCGLCEPGLPAAPAAPALLPAAYLCAPTAPPAVTAALGAPRWPGGPRSRPRGPRPDGPQPSLSPAEQHLESPVPSVPGALAGGPTQAAPGVRGEEEQWAREIGAQLRRMADDLNALYERRRQEERQRHRPSPWRVLYNLIMGLLPFPGGRGAPEVEPN encoded by the exons ATGGCCCGAGCACGCCAGGAGGGCAGCTCCCCGGAGCCCGTAGAGGGCCTGGCCCGCGACGGCCCGCGCCCCTTCCCGCTCAGCCGCCTGGTGCCCTCGGCGGTGTCCTGCGGCCTCTGCGAACCCGGCCTGCCTGctgcccccgccgcccccgccctgcTGCCCGCCGCCTACCTCTGCGCCCCCACCGCCCCGCCCGCCGTCACCGCCGCCCTGGGGGCCCCCCGCTGGCCTGGGGGTCCCCGCAGCCGGCCCCGAGGCCCGCGACCCGACG GTCCTCAGCCTTCACTCTCGCCCGCGGAGCAGCACCTGGAATCACCAGTGCCCAGCGTCCCGGGGGCCCTGGCGGGCGGCCCCACCCAAGCGGCCCCGGGAGTCCGGGGGGAGGAGGAGCAGTGGGCCCGAGAGATCGGGGCCCAGCTGCGGCGGATGGCGGACGACCTCAACGCGCTATACGAGCGGCGG AGACAAGAGGAGCGGCAGCGACACCGCCCCTCGCCCTGGAGGGTCCTGTACAATCTCATCATGGGACTCCTGCCCTTCCCCGGGGGCCGCGGAGCCCCCGAGGTGGAGCCCAATTAG